One region of Juglans microcarpa x Juglans regia isolate MS1-56 chromosome 7S, Jm3101_v1.0, whole genome shotgun sequence genomic DNA includes:
- the LOC121241394 gene encoding AP2-like ethylene-responsive transcription factor PLT2, translated as MNSNNWLSFPLSPTHSSLPAHLQTTPSHHFSLGLVNDQMENPFQSQEWNLMNTHASNEVPKVADFLGVSKSENQSDLVAFNEIQANDSGYLFQNNSLVPVQNPVIATSSQYEFQENANSMQSLTLSMGSGKGSASCEASGDSPNNVEATPRRSLDTFGQRTSIYRGVTRHRWTGRYEAHLWDNSCRREGQSRKGRQVYLGGYDKEEKAARAYDLAALKYWGTSTTTNFQISNYEKELEEMKHMTRQEFVASIRRKSSGFSRGASMYRGVTRHHQHGRWQARIGRVAGNKDLYLGTFSTEEEAAEAYDIAAIKFRGLNAVTNFDMNRYDVKSILESNTLPIGGGAAKRLKEAQAIESSRKREEMIALGSSFHQYGGSSSSRLQTFPLMQHQQPPPFEQPQPLLTLQNQEISQYTQDPSFHQSYIQTQLHLHQQHGTNYNLPQPGQNNSPFYNSYLQSHPAFLQGLMNMGSSSSSHHVMENDGSSSGNYSTGGYLGNGVVAMASNSTSGNAAGSADELALVKVDYDMPSGGYGGWSEDSVQGSNPNVFSMWND; from the exons ATGAATTCAAACAACTGGCTTTCCTTTCCTCTTTCTCCCACTCATTCTTCCTTACCAGCACATCTGCAAACAACTCCGTCTCATCACTTTTCTCTAGGGCTAGTGAATGATCAAATGGAAAATCCATTCCAAAGCCAAG AGTGGAATCTAATGAATACCCATGCCAGTAATGAAGTTCCAAAGGTTGCTGATTTTCTAGGCGTGAGCAAATCTGAAAATCAATCAGATCTTGTAGCCTTCAACGAAATTCAGGCTAATGATTCTGGTTACCTATTCCAAAACAATAGTCTAGTGCCAGTGCAAAACCCAGTAATAGCCACCTCTAGTCAATATGAATTTCAAGAAAATGCGAATAGTATGCAGTCATTGACATTATCCATGGGTAGTGGTAAAGGATCGGCTTCATGCGAAGCCAGTGGTGATAGTCCTAATAATGTTGAAGCCACTCCTAGAAGGTCTTTGGATACTTTTGGGCAAAGAACATCAATATATCGTGGTGTAACTAG GCATAGATGGACAGGTAGGTATGAAGCTCATCTTTGGGATAATAGTTGTAGAAGGGAAGGGCAATCAAGAAAAGGTCGCCAAG TTTATTTAG GTGGGTATGACAAAGAAGAGAAGGCAGCTAGGGCCTATGATCTTGCTGCACTGAAATACTGGGGAACATCCACCACTACCAATTTTCAA ATCAGTAACTATGAGAAGGAATTGGAGGAGATGAAGCACATGACAAGACAGGAATTTGTGGCCTCTATTAGAAG GAAGAGTAGTGGCTTTTCTAGGGGTGCATCCATGTATCGCGGAGTTACAAG GCACCATCAACATGGAAGATGGCAAGCAAGAATTGGCAGAGTTGCAGGAAACAAAGATCTTTATTTGGGAACTTTCA GTACGGAGGAGGAAGCAGCAGAAGCATATGACATTGCAGCAATAAAGTTCAGAGGCCTTAATGCAGTCACCAACTTTGACATGAATCGTTATGACGTTAAGAGCATTCTCGAAAGCAACACTCTTCCAATTGGGGGAGGGGCAGCCAAACGACTAAAGGAGGCTCAAGCCATCGAATCTTCAAGAAAACGTGAAGAAATGATTGCCCTTGGCTCAAGCTTTCATCAATATGGTGGCTCAAGCTCAAGCAGGTTACAAACATTCCCTCTAATGCAGCATCAGCAGCCGCCGCCATTTGAGCAACCCCAACCTTTGCTAACTTTACAAAACCAGGAGATTTCTCAGTACACCCAAGACCCTTCATTCCACCAAAGTTACATACAAACCCAGCTCCATTTGCACCAGCAACATGGTACTAATTATAATCTTCCCCAGCCAGGCCAGAATAATTCTCCGTTTTACAACAGTTACCTTCAGAGCCACCCGGCTTTTCTTCAGGGTTTGATGAACATGGGATCATCTTCGTCATCTCATCATGTGATGGAGAATGATGGCAGTTCTAGTGGAAATTACAGTACTGGAGGATATCTGGGGAATGGGGTGGTTGCCATGGCTTCTAATTCCACGTCAGGCAATGCAGCGGGATCTGCGGATGAACTCGCACTCGTGAAGGTTGACTACGACATGCCTTCTGGGGGTTATGGCGGCTGGTCGGAGGACTCGGTTCAGGGATCGAATCCCAATGTTTTCTCAATGTGGAATGACTAG